The window TCTAACCAAAACCTTAATTATACTATCCTAGTAAAGGTAATAACTTCAAGATCTCCTCTCCATTCCCTTCTTCCTCTCTCATTTTTAGGTTATAAATCTCCATCATCTTTTtcgttttatttcttttttaagttAATTCACTTCTTCTAGTTATCTTATTTTCTGATTTTGTAGTAGATCATCTTTTAATTTCTGGATctcctctattttctttttttgagctcccttcttggaatttcaggttCTTTAATTTCCCTTATCTCTCTTGCTGTTTAATTCTAGGGTTAATGGATTCTCTTTAGTTGTACTATGCTCTATTTATTTTTCTATAAATGGTTGGTTCACTAGTTCTTTTTTAACTCCTTGTCCATGATAAGAGGTACAAACATTCTGAAAATTAATTTCctctatattttaatatataaaactaaaaaaagaTTCTTGTGTCGACTGTAGTCAAATTTGGAGAATGACTGGCTAGGTTTTCTTATTTATAAGATCCTTTTCTCGACTTCACACTTAGATTTCTACATcttaattatttatatattagaCCTACTATTACTTCAATCTTTGACTTTGTGCAATGATAATGGTGTATAGAGGTGAAAATGGTGAGACAAAAGATTCAGATCAAGAAGATTGACAACTTGACAGCAAGGCAGGTGACTTTCTCAAAGAGAAGAAGAGGGCTTTTCAAGAAAGCTCAGGAGCTCTCCACTCTTTGTGATGCTGATATTGGCCTCATCGTTTTCTCTGCTACTGGAAAACTTTTTGAATATTCAAGCTCCAGGTAtaatttctctttctttctcAGCTTTTTTTTCAATTACTTGTTACGGTAGATTTTCTTGGAATTCCAAGGATGAGTACGTACTTCATCCAATTTGAATATACATAAGAATTAAGAATGAACTATACTTCAAATAAATGGTACTTACCAATGAACTACCTCGCCCCAGTACTTGGTTCGTTCACTAATTGATGAAAGGATGTTATTTTTTGGAGTTTAAAAAAGCCCATGACTTGCGTGTCAGATATCCATCTTGTCCAAGAAAATCTCTTACTTTTCTTGTCCATCAGATTTATATATGGAGAGTTCCACGCCTTGGGGAAAACCGTAAAAGTTAGCAGTATTAAGATTGATAATTCTATATTTGATGTTAACATAATATTTTGCTTTAACTCGGCTGCAATGCTTCTTTTTGTAATTAATAAGCAGTACAACTAGTGACTGGAAATATTTCCAGGTTATTAAAGTTTCTCATTACATTTGACTGTCCTACACTCGTTATCATTATTACAAAAGAGATTGTTATCTTTATCGAAATTTTATGTAATAATATTAGTGTAATACTAACAAATTGGTTATGAATGTATAAGAAAATGctgtttcttttttcatttttaccgtACGGTATCTTTCAGAGATTTGTACTTGAATCTTCATTTTAAAATATGACACATATAATAAAGATCCAAAAAATATCCTTCAAAATAATGCAAGCGGGGTCCTCAAATTTGGGAACTGAGAGAGAAAACTACTTCTTTAAGAACACATATGTTAATACTCATGACTATGGTAGGAGAACTAAGAATGCTTAAGTTCTATACGTCTGTATAAAATTAACACATATGATCATTTGTAAGAGTTTCATTCTTTAGTAACTTTTAATTTATGCAAGTCATCTTttatacccaaaaaaaaaaaaatatgacaaAATACATAGTTTTGCTCCTCGACTATGAATTAATCCTTCTTTTGTTTTCAGAATTTCTTCCTTATGTTTAGTTTTGAGGGGTTGCATATTAGAAGTTGGAAGTATACCTTTTGTGACAAAAGTAGCATTGTTGTCGTGAATGTATCAGATAATTTAAGATTCTTGTCTAAGATAATCTATGTGTGCACAGTACTGTGATAGTCTTTAACATTGCACTGTCAATGTATGTCCATATAATGATAATTAGATGTTGATATCATCAGTCCAACTTAAAGCTATTAACAATTCAATGATCTATGCATTAAACCGCAAAAATGAAGCTTCATATATCTAGATTTCGGAGAAAAGAAAACATAATGATGGTGAAAATACTTCAGATCTAGGCGAGGGCAACTGTTAGGAAGAGGCGGTGGGTTGACAAAGAGCGAGTTGGCATATGTGTTCGATTAATTTTGGGTGACCTTCATTTAGATGCGTTCAGAATTGGCAAAGGGGCTTCTTGGTGCTAATTATATTGTCACCACTCTCTAGCAAGAAAGTTAAGGGCACTTGTCCCTTTCATAGTTGATTGATAGATGGAACTTTCAAAACAATTTTATTTGGAATCTTTGTTGCTCGCACTCTTTAGAAATATTGTCGGATGTGAGTCGGATCCTCCAGAAGTCGTATTCtttaaaaataatgtatttttggaggatccgacatggATGGAATAATATTTTAGAAAGTCCGCACAACATAGGTTGGAACCCCTACAAAATTCTATCAAACTCCCTCCTTTTCAAAAAGAATGAACTTTTACTATTTGGGGAGTTAAACAAGCTTTTTatatagtttttaaatatgtaagatttattttaaaaatcttaTTTGAATTTACACTAAAattattcaatatatatatatatatatatatatatatatatatatatatatatatatatatatatatatatatcatgggaaccggagtctctTCTGCTTATAAAGTAAACAGTGAATCTAGCCtgctatttgtgtaacaatccctTTCAAGAACCATCAATTTATGCTTACCATAGATGATTATATGTAGACTTTCCAGTCACCTAATAATGTAaagtttttttttgtctttttacaTGTTTAGTGTACAGAAGTTACACACAGATAAGTATACTCTATACCCATGGCAAACTGTGTTCCGCATccaatacaaaatttaaaaattttacaCAATAATTTTGTGCTCTCTGTATGTTATTATGTATCTTCCCATTTGATATAGTACAGAAACTGCTGATTCCGTGAGGATTAGGTTTCGATTTTGCGTAGTATTTGGGATCATCattgaattatttattatttgagaaaTCAAAAAGTTGAGGAATGAATGTAACCCTATGAAATAAAGCAAACTAAGAATTTAGTTTCAAGACACAAATGATGGTTAAAGGATATAAATAAGTTGGTTTAATGAGTTGAGTCTACACCCCACCTGTTAGTATGACTAACCTATGGTGTTCAATTTTCTTCCTTCCTTGATTACATTCAACTGTTACAACTTACAGCTTTCTTAACTAGAAGTACTTCTTTGATTTTAACAATTAAGGAATCGAAATGCCTTAAGTTTCAAATCAACTTTATCTAATTAGCTTCTATATTATAGGCGCATCTCTCAATTACCCCCGACCACTATATACGGTCAAATCTTTCTATAGCAGACTTGCTGCTATAGTAAAGTGTTATATAAAACAtgtattataacataacatgaaaaattAATTACAAAGAAAACTTAGCTGTTATAGTGAAGCTCTGTTTTAAAAGATGACTGTTATAGATAGGTCTAGCCGTATAATCTTCTTCACTAAGCGTATCTCTTTTAATTAAACAAATAGCCAAGTTAGTATTGCGCCTTAAATGTGGAAGATGGATGATTAATTAACCCTAGACCTCACGAATAGACCCTCTCGGCAACCTATATTAGTATATATGATCACGACTCACAAGTAATTCAGAAAAAAACAATAGGAATTCAGAAAACCTCTAGAGATTGAAAGCTTGATATTTCCCTTAAAAAGAATTAATCAAATCAGCAATAGATTAAAGTGAAACTTAGATGTTATCAACGTTTAAAAGGGAAAATAGAGATTCAAATTATTTCCAGATCATAAAAATTAGTACAGAAAACGATAAAAAACGTTCATCTTAAGATTCTCAtgttataaaaataaagtaaattatATGATATAAAAAAGCTGTATTTTCTCCGGTTCAAAAGGAATGAACCTATTACTATTTGGGGAATCAAACAAGATTTTTTTTAACCATAGTTTTTAGATATTGAATTATTAACTGTTATGACTTATAGTGCTTTTTatgtagtttttaaatatgtaaattttattcaaacttaaagaatctATGTCCGAATTCACAATAAAAATTAGTCAATTTGATCCTCGTATactaaaaaagataaaataaattaaaatagaggGTGTATAAAATAGGATATTGCTAATGGGGTTGTCTTTTATATGCAAAAGGTACTAAATGATTTACATAATCATGTCACTTACACGATTGCTTCCCCTTTAATGGGCCTATATATACTACACGAATCTGAATTAATGATCTAGTGAGTTTTGAGTAGGATATATCCAAATTAGAAAACTTTTTAAGCTATAtagtacctttttttttttttagttttttctcatttatttttcaaGCATTCTTAGGTACTAGATGCTTAAATGTCTATTTTCCTTTGTGGTATATGCAATGACCACACTCTCCATCGTTACTAATCTAAATATTCGCATATACACTTCGATTCCTAGGTTTATGAGAGTCGAATCTAATTATTCATGTATATGTGATCTTCTCTACTTTAAGAAGTTGATTGTCTATATATTATTGTCATATATCCTTGCACAGTATGATGCAACTGATTGACAAGCACAAGGTGCACTCAGACAGGGATATGGATAGTCCAGACCAACTGCAATCTTTTAACCTTCAGGTAAAATATTATTGTATCTGCTACTCTGATATCTTCTAGTGACAATAATCTTGTTGAGCTTAATTTCGATCTAGCTTTACTAAAAAGAAGCAAATATTGCATTTTCCAGAGCGAGAAGAAAAACTATGGAATTCTTAGTAGGGAATTTGCGGAGAAGAACCGGGAGTTGAGGTAATTGTTAGTTTTTAATTCATACTTAATTATGCTTTTTATTGAAAATGCACAATATTTTCTGAAAAGATTATCTGATTATTGTTGGTCACACAATACGTTAATGAAGAGGTGTATTCGGACTTTATAGAAGGTTATGTTTATATGTTTCACTCTCTATGAATATATCCTATCTTACCACCAAGAAAATATAGAGCCCGATTGGACATAAAattcttttcacttttttttcgaaattagtgtttggccatagaattttcaattttttactTGAACATGAattctgaaatttttcgaaaatttcaaaaactccaaaattcagatcactcacaaaaaaaaaacccaaaattatattcttattcaaaaacaactctaaatttcaaatatcattttcacttgaatttttttttttggaattttacaattcttatgtccaaacccCCACATAATCTACAAAATCCTGAAATCGTCATCTTTTAGCACTTCATCTTTTCACTCCCTTCCAGAGTCCCTTTTCTTCTCTCACTCTGATTTCTAGAAAACAATTGAAGATTTGCcaatttttttccaaatttattttgaaaaatatatgtttgttcataaattttattcatgttttggcaaATTCTTAAATCTcaaaacccaaatcccaaaaccagttcAAAAGCTAGTTCTGACCCAAAATTTTACTAttacatttttaaaaatttcaaaaattgtcccaaatttttgtattttataaaagaggtcaccatttattattttgtaataatgctacttcgtcttctcggtcatctgatagtgtattatgtagttcgttataaaaatgataattttgtgtcaaatttatttatgttcaggactatgatttgtgataatgataatgaatgttattgatgaaggtattattgggtatttgtgatagtttttagaacttgtggatataagtcatgttccatgtttcatgtttgtttttttaaaaagtgaagcatgttttgaaaactgatgtccaaacacattttcatcttcaaaccaaacttcacccaaattaaATTGgtcaaaataaatttaaaaacctATTGTCAAACGCTAGCTAAGTAATTTGTTGTGTCTTGGGAGTACGACGTCACCTTGCTCTTGCACTATAGTAGTGACGGAAAACTAATATGAACAGAACAAACACCTTTCATAGCGTGCCTTGAACATACTTTTTACATCCAAAAATctatatatcttttttttttttttttttggcgttGTTGCCTCTTATTATCATTGGTTAAGAGTTCTACTAATAAGTATTTCCGTCTCAAATATATTCCAATAGTAAGAACCATCGCCATTAGATATATCTTACTGCTGCCAAAGTTTACCTAATTGTAGTTATATGAAAATGCAAATGACTTATTATGCTAGGCAACTTAATGGAGAAGAGCTGCAAGGACTTGGCTTGGAGGAATTAATGAAATTGGAGAAAATAGTCGAGGGAGGAATAAGTCGTGTCATGAAAATTAAGGTCCTATAGTTACTTCCCCTCCTTTTGCACTAATGAGATTGGTCCTACAACATACGTTGATTCCATTAACTTTGGGATTTTTGTGCCTTTCACGGTGAAAAGTTTATGAGAGAGATCAGCTCCCTCAAGAAAAAGGCAAGAGTACTTCTCTACTTTTCATTCGATTCTGTTAATTTCTTAATTAGGATATTTTCTTTACAAGGTAGGACTATAAGCAAAACTCAGGTCACAAGGCTGCTTACTTAAATAAAAGaaggatattttcttattttatcatGGATAATATTTGTTAAGActtgtataattatatttttatatgtaaTGATAGTTAGTTGTATAGTTAGTGGAGTTAGTTAACTAATTAGTGGGCCAACTTAGCCAGCTCACCATTAGTTGTATTTTTCTagtattatacatatatatactttatacTGTATTGAGAAAAGAAGTGAGCTTTTCACTTTCCCAATTCCGACTCTCTCTCTTACAGCTCCCTCTCACATAACTCTCTAGAAGGACTCCATTGGAGCTCCAGATCAAGCTTCAAGCTCACCCTCAAACACAGttctaacatggtatcagagcaaggaaGCTCATGCTCGACAATCCGCTATCGTCTCTCTCAATTTAGCCCACTCCTTTCTTTCTTCTGAACCTATCTCTATAGTTCGACCGACATTTGCCCTAATTTGTTCGAATCGCAAAATTGGCAACTAATTCTTCAAGTTTTACCTGAAATTAGTGTGTATGCAACAAATTCATCTACTCATGGTTGTATTAGATCATGAAGATACATCTGTTGGTGATACCAGTATTGCCGCTGCAGCGAGCACCGGAATAGATCCAAGTGATCCACCGTACCTACATCCATCAGACAATCCTAGAGCAATGCTCGTCTCAGTTCCTTTCAGTGGAATTGGATATAGATCTTGGAGACGTAGTGTTATCCGAGGTCTGTCCGTCAAAAAAAAGTTAGGATTTATAAGTGGAGAGTGTAAATCACCAGATCCTCAATCTCAGAGGTTTCGACAGTGGGAGCGATGCAACGACATGGTGACGTCTTGGATTCTAAATTCACTCTCCAAAGACATTACGGATAGTGTGGAGTATGCTTATAATACTGTTGAATTGTGGAGAGAATTGGAGGATCGCCATGAGCAAACTAATGGTGATAGGCTGTACCAAGTCCAAAAGGAGATAAATGACACGTCTCAAGGCGTGCTAGACATTACAGGTTATTACACTAAGCTGAAAAAGCTCTAGGAAGAGCTGAATAATTTGATTAAGAAGACTCACTGCAGTTGTACCTATACCGGTGGTGCCAAGGAAAACATGCACAAGGCCGAGCTGGACAGGAGATTGATACAGTTCCTTATGGGACTTAATGAGGTCTACACTATTGTACGTGAAAGCATTCTTGTGATGAATCTGCTCCCAACTCTTGCACATGCTTTTTCACTGCTCATTCAGGATGAGAAGCAGAGAGAGATCAAACCAAATAACCAAATGCTCTTTGAGTCTGCTTCCCTAAATGTCAACACATTAAAATCTTGTTCCTACAGAATAAACTACTCTGCAAATAACAATTTCACTGGAGGCAATAGGCCTCGACCATTTTGTGACTGCTGTAAGAGATCAGGGCATGTGAAGGACAAATGCTACGAACTATACGGGTACCCTTAGAGCTTTGGAAGTTCACACACTCAAAATTCAAATGCAGTGCAGAACACGAATCAAGCTGCAAGGTTCAACAAAGGAAGGAGAATAGTAGTCAGTGTGCAAAGGACTTCTTCTGAAGCAATGCTAGCTGGAAAGAATGGATCAGAAGATGGTAAGGTTGGGCAAATCAACCTTTCTAAGGAACAATATGGACAGATCCTGAATTTGCTGCAACAATTTCAGATTGGAACAAGAGGAGAGAGTTCCAGCTGCACAAACTATGTCAATAGTGTTGTGAACTTTGCAGTTATAATAGTATGTACTTCTTCTATTGATTTTGGCAAATTGTCCTATGAATGCTTCAAAAACCGACTTTTGGATATTAGATTCATGAGTCTCTAATCACATGACCTTCAATATATCTTTGCTAACCAACATTGTAATCCTACCATATCCCTTATTAGTAGTTCTTCCAAATGGATATAAGGTAAAAGTAACACAAATTGGAAGTGTGACATTATTTCCCAAGATCATTTTGCATAAAGTCATGTATATACCTTCATTCAAATATAGCATCATATCAATTCATTCATTAACCAGTTCAACCCCTCACAACATTGTTGCCTTTACTAATAACATTTGTCTTCTGCAGGCCCCTTCAATAAAGAGGCCTCTGGAAATTAGTAAAGCCAGTGATCGGCC of the Nicotiana tabacum cultivar K326 chromosome 7, ASM71507v2, whole genome shotgun sequence genome contains:
- the LOC107830515 gene encoding MADS-box protein SVP-like isoform X6, with the protein product MVRQKIQIKKIDNLTARQVTFSKRRRGLFKKAQELSTLCDADIGLIVFSATGKLFEYSSSSMMQLIDKHKVHSDRDMDSPDQLQSFNLQSEKKNYGILSREFAEKNRELRQLNGEELQGLGLEELMKLEKIVEGGISRVMKIKEAQLQEENSQLKKQSEARLNEVEGHNAIEGGHSADSITTNHSLVNGHLDYIDSVTSLKLGLPIPY
- the LOC107830515 gene encoding MADS-box protein SVP-like isoform X2, translating into MVRQKIQIKKIDNLTARQVTFSKRRRGLFKKAQELSTLCDADIGLIVFSATGKLFEYSSSSMMQLIDKHKVHSDRDMDSPDQLQSFNLQSEKKNYGILSREFAEKNRELRQLNGEELQGLGLEELMKLEKIVEGGISRVMKIKGEKFMREISSLKKKEAQLQEENSQLKKQSEARLNEVEGHNAIEGGHSADSITTNHSLVNGHLDYIDSVTSLKLGLPIPY
- the LOC107830515 gene encoding MADS-box protein JOINTLESS-like isoform X7; translated protein: MVRQKIQIKKIDNLTARQVTFSKRRRGLFKKAQELSTLCDADIGLIVFSATGKLFEYSSSSMMQLIDKHKVHSDRDMDSPDQLQSFNLQSEKKNYGILSREFAEKNRELRQLNGEELQGLGLEELMKLEKIVEGGISRVMKIKGEKFMREISSLKKKQARLNEVEGHNAIEGGHSADSITTNHSLVNGHLDYIDSVTSLKLGLPIPY
- the LOC107830515 gene encoding MADS-box protein SVP-like isoform X8 produces the protein MVRQKIQIKKIDNLTARQVTFSKRRRGLFKKAQELSTLCDADIGLIVFSATGKLFEYSSSSMMQLIDKHKVHSDRDMDSPDQLQSFNLQSEKKNYGILSREFAEKNRELRQLNGEELQGLGLEELMKLEKIVEGGISRVMKIKFMREISSLKKKQARLNEVEGHNAIEGGHSADSITTNHSLVNGHLDYIDSVTSLKLGLPIPY
- the LOC107830515 gene encoding MADS-box protein SVP-like isoform X3, with translation MVRQKIQIKKIDNLTARQVTFSKRRRGLFKKAQELSTLCDADIGLIVFSATGKLFEYSSSSMMQLIDKHKVHSDRDMDSPDQLQSFNLQSEKKNYGILSREFAEKNRELRQLNGEELQGLGLEELMKLEKIVEGGISRVMKIKFMREISSLKKKEAQLQEENSQLKKQSEQARLNEVEGHNAIEGGHSADSITTNHSLVNGHLDYIDSVTSLKLGLPIPY
- the LOC107830515 gene encoding MADS-box protein SVP-like isoform X5, yielding MVRQKIQIKKIDNLTARQVTFSKRRRGLFKKAQELSTLCDADIGLIVFSATGKLFEYSSSSMMQLIDKHKVHSDRDMDSPDQLQSFNLQSEKKNYGILSREFAEKNRELRQLNGEELQGLGLEELMKLEKIVEGGISRVMKIKEAQLQEENSQLKKQSEQARLNEVEGHNAIEGGHSADSITTNHSLVNGHLDYIDSVTSLKLGLPIPY
- the LOC107830515 gene encoding MADS-box protein SVP-like isoform X1, which encodes MVRQKIQIKKIDNLTARQVTFSKRRRGLFKKAQELSTLCDADIGLIVFSATGKLFEYSSSSMMQLIDKHKVHSDRDMDSPDQLQSFNLQSEKKNYGILSREFAEKNRELRQLNGEELQGLGLEELMKLEKIVEGGISRVMKIKGEKFMREISSLKKKEAQLQEENSQLKKQSEQARLNEVEGHNAIEGGHSADSITTNHSLVNGHLDYIDSVTSLKLGLPIPY
- the LOC107830515 gene encoding MADS-box protein SVP-like isoform X4; translation: MVRQKIQIKKIDNLTARQVTFSKRRRGLFKKAQELSTLCDADIGLIVFSATGKLFEYSSSSMMQLIDKHKVHSDRDMDSPDQLQSFNLQSEKKNYGILSREFAEKNRELRQLNGEELQGLGLEELMKLEKIVEGGISRVMKIKFMREISSLKKKEAQLQEENSQLKKQSEARLNEVEGHNAIEGGHSADSITTNHSLVNGHLDYIDSVTSLKLGLPIPY